From Helicobacter sp. MIT 99-5507:
ATTAACATTGATATAAACTGCATTATCATCTGATGCCTTAATATTAATGTGTTTTGCTATATCATGCATTGTTGATTTTGCAATTTCTCCTTTTAGCATAGCTGTATCTATGAATTTTATATCCGTGATTTTATCTTTTATCATATTTACATTGCTAGTAAAGCCAATTACTGAAAACATGAATCTATCATCATTTATGATATTAATACAATCTTTTAAATCATTAATTTTATTTTTTGTTATATTTGTATAGATTGTATGATTTATCGCAGATACTATTGCTAATATAGGATCTCTTACTAGGCAAATAGCTGGAGCTTGTTTTTTAAAATGTCTATTTAAATACTCTTGTATATCTTTATTATAACCATCTAGTGTAACTCCCCAAGCTCCATATCCATATCCTCTAAATAGCTCCCAATATATTCTTAGTGCTCTTTTATTATCAAGATATTCTTTATGCAGGGCTATAAGTGTTAGTGGTAAGATATTGTTATGTTTCTTGATGTATGGGGGGGTAGTGCATTTAGATATATAATACAATAAAGAATGATAGCCAACTCCATGCGTCCCAACTAGAAAGAAGCTATAACTCTGTGGTATTGGTAATATATCATCTAGTGATGCTGGAATTATTCTTAATAATATAGATCTTATTATTAATTTGTATTCATTATTTTTTATACGATTGATTAGTGTATTTATTTTATTCATCATTCACCTTTAAGAATTTTGTATAGTAAGTCCAAGATTCTACAATATTTGGTGCATATTTTTTTACATTAGATATTTCATAATCTAGTAATTTTCTAAATTTTTTATATAGTATTTGATCGTTTTTAAAATATTCCAATACATCATTTTCATCAATCTTTGATTGGTCATAGATTTTAAATTTATCACTTAAATCTTTTAGATACTTAATTGCATATGAATTAATAGAATCTTTTATTTCTTTGTTTATATGTTTTATTTTTATATTTTTTCCAATTAGACATATTGCAATTTTACGTTTTAAATTTATATCATCAATGATATTAATGATTTGGAATCTCTTATGCAATGTATTTTCAAATGGAAGTATTTTTATATTAAAGATTTTGCCATTTATATCTATATCAAAATCTTTTTCTATATTTAATGCCAAAGAATCTGCTATTTTTCTAGTGAAAAATTCTTTATCTATATCTATTTTATTAATGCCAATTTTGCTGCAGCATTTTTTAATCGTATTATAAGCATTTTGTTTTGATAGATCATTCATATCAATATATATTAGCTCTTTTGTGATATGTTTAAATTGATTTGGAGATGTTGTAAAGATGAAGTGATGAGGCATATCATCATAAGCTTTTAGATATGATAATAATGTATTTTTTATTAATACCTCATTCCCCCCCCCCATACCATTTACAATATTATCTGCTAACATCATATTTATTCCACCTCTAATGATACTAATAGGATCCCTAACCAAGCAAAATACAGGAACTTTTTTGTTTAGTTTTGAAATAAAATATAATCCACCATTGCAGTGATTTATATCTCTATCACATACAATCCCATAAATCTTTCTATAGCTAAAAAAGCAAGTCCTATCAATTGCAGCAATATCAAATTTTCTCATTGGATATGCATTTACGATATTCATAAAATGCCAAAATGCATTTCTTCCAGTTCCATGTGATGCTAGCATTATGTATCTATATCTTTGTGGTTTTAGTGTATTGCTCCAAAGTGATATTTTTTTCCCTAAGAATCCTGCAATAATCTTATCCCACCAACCATACTCAATGCATATTCTAATAGTATTTATTTTCTTTTTTATGATATTCATTACATTGCCTTAAATTTTTTATAATAAATCCAAGATTCTACAATATTTGGCGCATAATCTTTTACTATAGATATTTCATCTCTAAATACTGCTTTATATTGTTTTTTTAGCTCTTGATTATTGTTTAGATAATCTATTATTTGCTCTTCATTGATTAGGTTGTTTTTCATATCTTTTATTATTTGAAGTATTGTGTTGTAATATGAATTTAGATGAAATGTTATTAAATCTATTAAATTTTTATCATAATTTTTCACATCATTATTGCTATATACTTGCAATCCATACAAAAGCTTTTCTTTGAAAAATATATCACTTACATTAATCATATTTTTTTCTTTTAAAAATACTTGTTGTGTGGTTGAAAATATGAGATTCCCCCCCCCATCAATATTAATTGTAAGTGGGATTAATGTATTTACATCACCATATAATTTATGGGTAAAAAAATCTTTATTTGTTGGGTTTTTGAAGTTTAGCTTTTTAGATAATTTTTGCATTGTATTATAAGCATTTTGGTTTGATAGATCATTCATATCAATAAATATTAGCTCACTAATTTTATTTTTTAAGATTCTATACAATGATGAAAACAGCACGATTTCTTTTATTTTATTGTCATTTTTATAGCTTGTGGTGGATATCAAATAAGCCAATAAATCTAAGCTAGGCTTTTTAGATTCTACTATTTCTCCATTTTTAAAATCTCTATAGCAGATTCTGTGATTTATAGAATCTAGAGCATTTTTGGTTATTTTATAAGCATTATTTTTTCTTATTATTTTTGTGTGCAATTCTAATGTGCTATTTTTACTTATTGTTCTTAAATTTATATGGGATTTTAAAATACTAATAGGATCTCTTACTAAGATGATGGCTGGAATCTTTTGAGTGATTTTTTCTATTATTTTATTTTCGCCCTCTACATTGAGTTCAGCAAAAGTTATACCACATATTTGCTTTTTTGGTTTGAATAATAAATGCGTCAAATACATATAACATCGTTTATAATAGCCTTCAAATGCATAATACCAATTTACCCTAACATTGCAATATTGTAAAAATAATAAAAACGCATTTCTTCCTAATCCATGCGAACCAATGATAATAAAGTCAGCTTTTTTTGGAAACTTGATATGGAAAATATCCATCACTTTTATAATAACTTTATAAAAATACTTATCAATGCATTTTTTAAATGGCTTTAAAATAAATTTTAAGATTCCTCTCATATATCCCCTTTTTTTGAGTAAAAGGTAAATTCTACACTTTTTTAAACAAATTAAAAAGATTCTAAAAAATTATTATAATATTTCCATGATTGTATGATTTTTGGTGTATTTTCTTTTATCGTTGTTAATTCATAATCTAAATATTTTTTTATATATTTTTTCATTTCTATATTATTATTAAAATATTCAAGTATGATTTTTTCAAATCCTCCATTATCGCAAAAATCTTTTAGTATATAAAATTTATTTTCATTATCTTTAGAATCTATATAAAAATGCTTGTGAATATTCATAGAGGAATAGTTTGCATCAAAATCATTTATTTTATTATTAAAATTTATATCAAGAATATTTGCTATATTTTTCATTGTATCAAATGATTTTAGTGGTGTGCTTATATCGTTTGTATCTATGAAATACAGACTTTTTGTTGCATTTGTTAATTGTAAATTTAGTGAAGTAAAACAAAAAAATGGAATGATTTTGCTTTTTGTGATTGTTTGGGTTAGGAAAGTGATTATTTCATTGATAGTGTTATATATTTCATTTTTTAATACATTATCAAGATATGTGATCTCTTGCTGCCCCCCCCTATTTAGTGCGATAGTATTTGTTTTTATTCCATATACTAATTTTGGCATTAAAGCATTATGAGTATGTGTCCTAAAAATACTAATAGGATCTCTAACTAGGCATAATATTGGCACTTTATGATTTAATTTTGATAATATATTTTTTCTTGTATTATCAATATATGCTTTTTCTATACTAAGTCCATAAAATTTGCCTTTGTAATTTTGCGCTTGTTTTCTTGCGAGTAATACATAATCACTTCTAGCAAACATATTATCCAAAGTCATAGGATTTGCCCCTAGATTCTGCATATATTTGATAAACGCTACAAACCCAACTCCATGGCTACCAGCAATGATATAAGAATAATCTTGTGGCATACTAAAGAATCTCGTCCAATGGCTAGATACAAAAATATTATATTTAAATTGATGATTATTATAGAATCCACCTTGTATATGTGGTAAAAACCATGTCAAGATTCTTTTAAAAATATATTTAAATTCTTTATTTTTAATATGTTGAAATAATCTTTTTATCTTTGTATTCATTTATTTTACCCATTGTATTTTTTGAGTTTTAATATATTTTAATATTTGCTTTGCTTTTAAATCCGCATTATTTTGCACATTATTATCTATAGTGATATTTGGTGTTGGAATATCGTATTTTATATCAATACCAATTACATCTTTTACCCTGCCTTCTATTGCACCAGTATATAATCCTTTTTGATCTCTTTTTATCAATTCTTCCATATTGCATTCAATATATACTTCAAGATAATTTTTAAATATATTTCTATTGTTTTTATATACTTCATTAAATAATGAAATTGTTGATGCAATCACTACAATATCTTGTTGTGATAATAAACTACAAAGCCTAGCTCTATTAAAAGCTACCTCTATCCTAGAATCTTTATCAAATTTATTATTACTAAAAATTTCTCTAAATCCATCACCATCTAAATATACTATATTTGGTATTTCTTGTTTTATGATATTGTATAGTTCTTTTGATATGGTGCTTTTACCGCTTCCAGATAGTCCATTTATCCATATAACAAGTCCGCTCATTTTACCTCTATTTTAATTGGGCATCGCTCAATTGTGCTTAATCTATGTGCTATGATAAGCAATGTTTTATCTTTTGATACATCATATATTTCATCCATTATTTGAGATTCTGTATCATTATCCAATGCACTTGTTGCCTCATCAAGCACTAATATTTCTGGATTATTATACAAAGCTCTAGCTATTGCAATCCTTTGCTTTTGCCCACCACTTAGTTTTATTCCACCATCACCTACAATGGTATTTATTCCTTGATTTTTTTCTAAAAAATCCCAAATTCTTGCTTTTTTACATACTTCAATAATCTTATCTTTATCTATTTTGTCATTTAATACAATATTTTCTGCAACACTCCCATCAAATAAAAATACACTTTGTGGAATATAGCCAATTTTTTTTCTCCAAGACCTAAGATTTGAATTATCAAGTAATTTACCATCAATCCTCATCTCACCACTTTTTGGTTTATATATCCCAATGATTAAATCAACCAATGTGCTTTTTCCTGCTCCACTTTTGCCAATAAATGCTATTTTATCGCCTTTATTTATCACTAGATTAAAATCTTTTATAATAGGTTTATTTGTTAGATATTCAAATGTTATATTTTTTAATTCTACTTTTTCATTAAATTCTATTTTTTCATTATCTTCAGCTTCTGTATGATATATCATATCTTCATATACAATATCTAAGCCTCTTTTGTGGAATCTAGACATATTATAACTTGCTAGAATCTTATTTACAGAAGGCAAGATTCTATATAATGCTAGTGCATACATTGATATTATTGGTATTACAGCTGCTGCGTCATTATATTTTATTAGTATATATACAACAGATGCTGTTAATACGCAAAATCCTATTGTCTCAAGTATAAATTTTGGAAGTGGCAGTAAGGTTTGGGTGATAATTTCTGTGCTTACTTTTTCTAAAGAGGCTTTGTTGAATGCTTCAAGGACATTTCCTTGCTCTCCTTTTAGTTTTATAATCTTAAAATTTCCAAGCGTTTTTGTGATGATTTTTAAAAATTGCTCGCTTAGTTCTGCTTGCATCTCGCCTTTTTTTCGTATTGTTTTTGATATAGTTTTTGTAATAAGCAAGACATTTATCCCAAGTATAAATGTAAGCACAATAGTCATTTTCCAGCTAATTATCAATAGCAGTGAATACATAAGTGTTATTGTGATGATTTCTGAAGCCATTAATAAAATTTGTTGTATAAATTGCGATGCTTGCATGGCTTCAGTCGTGATATTTCGCCTAATTGTATCTGCATTTTTATTTGTAAAATCCAAATAGCTAAGCTCTGTTGTTTTACAAAATAATCTATATGCAAAAAAATGATATTTTTTGAATGCAAATCTATTTAGTGCGTAGGAATAAGCGATATTTGCAATTGCTCTAAAAACATAAAATACAATCATTGTAAAGCCAAACCATACAATGAATTCTGTTGTATTGCTAGCATTTAAAAAATCATATAAATATTTAGATACTTTATTTTCAAAAATCATATTTGGATTTGATGCAAATGTGATAAATGGCATAATGATACTAATCCCGATTGTTTCAATGATTGAGATACTAAGTGTAGCAAAAAGTAAAAATATCAATATGACTTTATCACGCCTTGACATCAAATATCGAATTTTTGTTAAATCGCTTATATTTGAATATGATTTTATTTTATTTTTTTTCATTATTTATTTTGGATTACCTTCTGTAAAATAAGTTTAAGATTCTACTTTAAATTTATAAATCTTTTATTAGAATCTAGAGCAAAAGGAGATTACCATGTTGCATGATTTTGAAGCATTAGATTATGAGATAAAAGAATTTAGAGATTCTTGTAAAACAATTAATATTGCAAGCCTTAGCCCAAATGGTGAAGTTGTAATTAGCTATGCACCTTATATAGAATCTAGTGGTAAATATTATATTTATATAAGCGAGATTACACCACATTTTGGTAGCATAAAAGCAAATCCAAATAATATAGAAATTATGTTTATTCAAGATGAAAGTAAAGCAAATAATATTTTTGCAAGAGTGCGACTAATTTATAGAGCAAAAGCATCATTTATAAAAAGAGATAGCAAGCAGTTTGATTTGATTTTTGATGAATTCCAAAAGAAAAATAATAATATTAGTGAAATAGAAATTCTTCGCAATATGAGTGATTTTCATCTAATTAGATTTGAGTTTAGCAAAGGTAGATTTATAAAAGGTTTTGGTAAAGCTTATGAAATAGATAGAAAAATAATTAGCCATATAAATCCAAAAAATCCACATAAATTTAAATAGCTTATAGCCATTTTTTTGCAATATCTTCTATAAATTTTTTATTAGATGAAGCAAAATATTTGATTTTTGGAATATTAGATTGTGCTTTTATATCATGCTTTTTTATTAGATATTGCACTATTGCATCCCCAGAATGGATTAATAGCGGTTTGTTATCAAAATATCTTTTTATTTCATCTTGAATGAGAGGAAAATGTGTGCAACCAAGTATGATCGCATCTGGTATTTGCTGTTCTTTAAAATAAAATCTAATTATAGAATCTAGCACCTCCCCACTTGTAATTCCTTCTTCTATAGCAGATACAAAAAGTCCTGTTTGGAGGCTTTGTATATTTTTATATCCTAGTTTTAAAAGTTTTGTTTCATATGCTTTACTTTTTATTGTAGCTTTTGTAGCAATGATTAATATATTTTTATTTTTATCTTGCACATTATTGCTTAGTGCTAAGATTCCAGGTTCAACTACACCAATAACAGGAATCTTAGATATTTTTTGCATATCTTTTAGCGCATAAGCACTTGCTGTGTTGCAAGCAACTATTAATATATCAATATTGTGTTTATTAAAAAAATCTAGAGCTTCAAGTGAGAATCTAATAATTGTATCTTTATCTTTTGTGCCATAAGGCACTCTAGCAGTATCACCATAATAAATAATTTCATTAAATAATCTTGCATCAACTATGCTTTTTAATACACTAAGCCCACCAATGCCACTATCAAAAACACCAGCTTTCATTTTTAAAACTATTCTTGCTCATTCATTTTATTTAAAAATTCATCATTACTTTTGCTATCTTTCATTTTTGAATATATTAGATTTAGGGCTTCAATATCACCTAATTGTTGCATAAAGTTTCGCAAAATCCATACTTTTTGTAGTTTTTCACTACCAAGGAGTAATTCATCTTTTCTAGTGCCAGATTTTAAAATATCAAATGCAGGATAGATTCTCCTATCAGCAATAGCTCT
This genomic window contains:
- a CDS encoding DUF2972 domain-containing protein, encoding MNKINTLINRIKNNEYKLIIRSILLRIIPASLDDILPIPQSYSFFLVGTHGVGYHSLLYYISKCTTPPYIKKHNNILPLTLIALHKEYLDNKRALRIYWELFRGYGYGAWGVTLDGYNKDIQEYLNRHFKKQAPAICLVRDPILAIVSAINHTIYTNITKNKINDLKDCINIINDDRFMFSVIGFTSNVNMIKDKITDIKFIDTAMLKGEIAKSTMHDIAKHINIKASDDNAVYINVNDIFTRSFPHLFYIDGIEFMVSPFDDDFSVFDIQKNIYNKLDSRFYITKNYISKKFKNRKLNISSKEKIQINDNLLNEINKKVEQYLYEVIKIENIYNKYKIDIEILFRYFKHNPNVYKKIKSFLEHETSIIKEKSSHIFQNWLEYKKFLEIES
- a CDS encoding DUF2972 domain-containing protein is translated as MNIIKKKINTIRICIEYGWWDKIIAGFLGKKISLWSNTLKPQRYRYIMLASHGTGRNAFWHFMNIVNAYPMRKFDIAAIDRTCFFSYRKIYGIVCDRDINHCNGGLYFISKLNKKVPVFCLVRDPISIIRGGINMMLADNIVNGMGGGNEVLIKNTLLSYLKAYDDMPHHFIFTTSPNQFKHITKELIYIDMNDLSKQNAYNTIKKCCSKIGINKIDIDKEFFTRKIADSLALNIEKDFDIDINGKIFNIKILPFENTLHKRFQIINIIDDINLKRKIAICLIGKNIKIKHINKEIKDSINSYAIKYLKDLSDKFKIYDQSKIDENDVLEYFKNDQILYKKFRKLLDYEISNVKKYAPNIVESWTYYTKFLKVNDE
- a CDS encoding DUF2972 domain-containing protein, with protein sequence MRGILKFILKPFKKCIDKYFYKVIIKVMDIFHIKFPKKADFIIIGSHGLGRNAFLLFLQYCNVRVNWYYAFEGYYKRCYMYLTHLLFKPKKQICGITFAELNVEGENKIIEKITQKIPAIILVRDPISILKSHINLRTISKNSTLELHTKIIRKNNAYKITKNALDSINHRICYRDFKNGEIVESKKPSLDLLAYLISTTSYKNDNKIKEIVLFSSLYRILKNKISELIFIDMNDLSNQNAYNTMQKLSKKLNFKNPTNKDFFTHKLYGDVNTLIPLTINIDGGGNLIFSTTQQVFLKEKNMINVSDIFFKEKLLYGLQVYSNNDVKNYDKNLIDLITFHLNSYYNTILQIIKDMKNNLINEEQIIDYLNNNQELKKQYKAVFRDEISIVKDYAPNIVESWIYYKKFKAM
- a CDS encoding DUF2972 domain-containing protein, whose amino-acid sequence is MNTKIKRLFQHIKNKEFKYIFKRILTWFLPHIQGGFYNNHQFKYNIFVSSHWTRFFSMPQDYSYIIAGSHGVGFVAFIKYMQNLGANPMTLDNMFARSDYVLLARKQAQNYKGKFYGLSIEKAYIDNTRKNILSKLNHKVPILCLVRDPISIFRTHTHNALMPKLVYGIKTNTIALNRGGQQEITYLDNVLKNEIYNTINEIITFLTQTITKSKIIPFFCFTSLNLQLTNATKSLYFIDTNDISTPLKSFDTMKNIANILDINFNNKINDFDANYSSMNIHKHFYIDSKDNENKFYILKDFCDNGGFEKIILEYFNNNIEMKKYIKKYLDYELTTIKENTPKIIQSWKYYNNFLESF
- a CDS encoding adenylyl-sulfate kinase is translated as MSGLVIWINGLSGSGKSTISKELYNIIKQEIPNIVYLDGDGFREIFSNNKFDKDSRIEVAFNRARLCSLLSQQDIVVIASTISLFNEVYKNNRNIFKNYLEVYIECNMEELIKRDQKGLYTGAIEGRVKDVIGIDIKYDIPTPNITIDNNVQNNADLKAKQILKYIKTQKIQWVK
- a CDS encoding ABC transporter ATP-binding protein, with the translated sequence MKKNKIKSYSNISDLTKIRYLMSRRDKVILIFLLFATLSISIIETIGISIIMPFITFASNPNMIFENKVSKYLYDFLNASNTTEFIVWFGFTMIVFYVFRAIANIAYSYALNRFAFKKYHFFAYRLFCKTTELSYLDFTNKNADTIRRNITTEAMQASQFIQQILLMASEIITITLMYSLLLIISWKMTIVLTFILGINVLLITKTISKTIRKKGEMQAELSEQFLKIITKTLGNFKIIKLKGEQGNVLEAFNKASLEKVSTEIITQTLLPLPKFILETIGFCVLTASVVYILIKYNDAAAVIPIISMYALALYRILPSVNKILASYNMSRFHKRGLDIVYEDMIYHTEAEDNEKIEFNEKVELKNITFEYLTNKPIIKDFNLVINKGDKIAFIGKSGAGKSTLVDLIIGIYKPKSGEMRIDGKLLDNSNLRSWRKKIGYIPQSVFLFDGSVAENIVLNDKIDKDKIIEVCKKARIWDFLEKNQGINTIVGDGGIKLSGGQKQRIAIARALYNNPEILVLDEATSALDNDTESQIMDEIYDVSKDKTLLIIAHRLSTIERCPIKIEVK
- a CDS encoding pyridoxamine 5'-phosphate oxidase family protein, translating into MLHDFEALDYEIKEFRDSCKTINIASLSPNGEVVISYAPYIESSGKYYIYISEITPHFGSIKANPNNIEIMFIQDESKANNIFARVRLIYRAKASFIKRDSKQFDLIFDEFQKKNNNISEIEILRNMSDFHLIRFEFSKGRFIKGFGKAYEIDRKIISHINPKNPHKFK
- the murI gene encoding glutamate racemase — its product is MKAGVFDSGIGGLSVLKSIVDARLFNEIIYYGDTARVPYGTKDKDTIIRFSLEALDFFNKHNIDILIVACNTASAYALKDMQKISKIPVIGVVEPGILALSNNVQDKNKNILIIATKATIKSKAYETKLLKLGYKNIQSLQTGLFVSAIEEGITSGEVLDSIIRFYFKEQQIPDAIILGCTHFPLIQDEIKRYFDNKPLLIHSGDAIVQYLIKKHDIKAQSNIPKIKYFASSNKKFIEDIAKKWL